A genomic region of Fodinisporobacter ferrooxydans contains the following coding sequences:
- a CDS encoding MFS transporter gives MKSKFIVYLVSFAAFLAPFTQSIYAPMIPEVTNDFHTSAFWVNLTISIFTAFLALMQIIYGPLTDTKGRRSVMLFGIVFYVLATIGCYFSNSIYVLLFFRALQAIGIATGSVVAVTVISDLFEGENRGKAMGTFQMMVSLGPVVGPVVGGFLGGMFGFHSVFLALVIVGLIVFLLNLTFLKETKPEKGFANSFKPRDFITILKDRIGSSIILLGFIQYYAFYNFLVFMPGILSERYGLTAEQKGLVFLPLSLCIVIGSFLGGRAQGRFEGRKFVVLTSYLNVLAILLFTVVSHISLLLLIGSSVLFGLFLGLSLPVQTTLLTQAFQKNRATAIGVYNFVRFMGMALGPIFGSLLLQIGGYYLIYGFIVAVFLGCSSVLHKRLLHATNTMANYNQGISS, from the coding sequence ATGAAATCAAAATTCATTGTTTACTTAGTCTCATTTGCAGCGTTTTTGGCGCCATTTACGCAATCGATCTATGCTCCGATGATTCCAGAGGTGACAAACGATTTTCATACATCGGCTTTTTGGGTCAACTTAACGATTTCTATTTTTACGGCGTTTTTGGCACTCATGCAGATTATTTATGGACCTTTGACAGATACAAAGGGACGGCGCAGCGTGATGCTGTTCGGAATTGTCTTCTATGTACTAGCCACCATCGGATGTTACTTTTCGAATTCGATCTATGTGTTATTGTTCTTTCGCGCATTACAAGCGATCGGAATCGCAACAGGTTCCGTTGTTGCAGTAACGGTTATTAGTGATTTGTTTGAAGGAGAAAACCGAGGGAAAGCGATGGGAACATTTCAGATGATGGTATCCCTCGGTCCAGTCGTAGGCCCTGTTGTTGGGGGATTCCTTGGTGGAATGTTCGGTTTTCATTCTGTTTTTCTCGCATTGGTCATTGTTGGTCTGATCGTATTTCTTTTAAACCTGACGTTTCTGAAAGAAACAAAACCGGAAAAGGGATTCGCAAACAGTTTTAAACCACGGGATTTTATTACGATTCTAAAAGACCGAATCGGCTCGTCCATCATACTTCTTGGATTTATCCAATACTATGCTTTTTATAACTTTCTCGTATTCATGCCAGGCATTTTAAGTGAACGGTATGGACTAACGGCCGAACAAAAAGGACTCGTGTTTCTCCCGCTGTCGCTCTGTATTGTAATTGGAAGTTTCTTGGGCGGAAGAGCGCAAGGGCGATTTGAAGGAAGAAAATTCGTTGTTTTAACGTCTTATCTTAATGTTTTGGCAATTTTATTGTTTACCGTTGTATCGCATATATCGCTTCTTTTATTGATTGGATCGAGTGTCCTCTTTGGCCTCTTCCTGGGGCTGTCGCTGCCTGTGCAAACCACCCTTTTGACACAAGCATTTCAAAAGAATCGGGCTACGGCAATTGGGGTATACAACTTTGTCCGATTCATGGGGATGGCCCTCGGCCCCATTTTCGGCAGTCTGTTGCTGCAAATAGGCGGCTATTACTTGATATACGGGTTTATTGTAGCCGTTTTTTTAGGATGTTCGTCAGTGCTGCACAAGCGGCTACTCCATGCAACCAATACTATGGCAAACTATAATCAAGGAATATCTTCCTAA
- a CDS encoding YfbR-like 5'-deoxynucleotidase, producing the protein MSIHAYFKSLMKLERIVRCPGEFKMESHNVSSHSWKVAQYCQFLGEVEEQHGANINWKSLYEKAINHDYAEIFIGDIKTPVKYASVELRNLLQQVEEGMTKQFVDTEFPEQFRQLYHEKLKEGKDTTLEGMILTVADKMDQVYEAFTEIQKGNSQPAFIIMYQDALKAIRKIPLKCVEYFLDVVLEDMINDETIASVDIKQITGEALKNSSI; encoded by the coding sequence ATGAGTATACATGCGTATTTTAAAAGTTTAATGAAGCTGGAACGAATCGTGCGTTGCCCTGGTGAGTTCAAGATGGAATCGCACAACGTGTCCAGCCACTCTTGGAAGGTAGCACAGTATTGCCAATTTTTAGGTGAAGTAGAGGAGCAACATGGGGCAAACATCAATTGGAAATCCCTCTATGAAAAAGCGATCAATCACGATTATGCGGAAATTTTCATCGGCGATATCAAAACTCCTGTGAAATATGCGTCCGTTGAGTTGCGAAATCTGTTGCAACAGGTAGAAGAAGGCATGACGAAGCAGTTCGTTGATACGGAATTTCCCGAACAATTTCGACAGCTGTATCATGAAAAGTTGAAAGAAGGGAAAGACACTACACTAGAAGGCATGATTCTGACAGTCGCTGACAAAATGGATCAGGTATATGAAGCTTTTACGGAAATTCAGAAAGGCAATTCGCAACCGGCATTTATCATCATGTACCAAGACGCATTAAAAGCCATCAGAAAAATTCCGCTCAAATGTGTAGAGTATTTCTTGGATGTCGTATTGGAAGATATGATAAACGACGAGACGATTGCATCTGTCGACATCAAACAGATTACCGGGGAAGCATTAAAAAATTCAAGCATCTAA
- a CDS encoding DMT family transporter, which translates to MSEQKSALVGLLGVSLLWGCNYVASAYLLHFFSPIFLSFARISMTSIFLFVIALKAKGLRRPTKKEWILLGGAGIFGTLFNQIFYFTGLRDSTAANAALIIAMAPIATTILERIFLKVPFTVPKTIGALFSLAGVVVIVGLQGQSFGVSIGDVYLVFAMLALSISLLFIRGLTNTMSSYAVTIFATILGSILMAPAAAGEALLGKSVVSHQVFAWILMGLAGIVAQGMAGFWWNRGVSLIGAGTASMFMNIPPFIALLLGHFALGDAIYTTQILGGVLVLLGVFVANQGALRSPKVSPVAEKKIAQSL; encoded by the coding sequence TTCTTTGCTTTGGGGCTGCAACTATGTGGCCAGTGCATATTTGCTGCACTTTTTTTCGCCTATCTTTTTATCGTTTGCCAGGATTAGTATGACATCTATCTTCCTGTTTGTTATAGCGTTGAAAGCCAAGGGGTTGCGTCGTCCGACCAAAAAGGAGTGGATTTTGCTAGGAGGAGCCGGCATCTTTGGAACATTGTTCAATCAGATTTTTTACTTTACAGGTCTGCGGGATTCGACTGCCGCGAACGCAGCCTTGATTATCGCCATGGCTCCCATTGCAACGACGATCTTGGAACGTATCTTTTTGAAAGTTCCATTTACCGTGCCGAAGACGATAGGAGCTTTATTTAGCTTGGCTGGTGTAGTTGTTATTGTCGGTCTTCAAGGACAATCTTTTGGGGTTTCCATCGGGGATGTTTACTTGGTGTTTGCGATGCTGGCCTTGTCCATCAGTTTGCTGTTCATTCGAGGACTGACGAATACCATGTCGTCGTACGCAGTGACGATTTTTGCCACGATTCTCGGCAGCATTTTGATGGCGCCTGCAGCCGCAGGTGAAGCTCTATTAGGGAAGAGTGTGGTGAGCCATCAAGTATTTGCGTGGATTTTGATGGGGCTTGCCGGAATTGTAGCACAAGGAATGGCTGGATTTTGGTGGAATCGCGGCGTGTCTTTGATCGGAGCCGGAACCGCTTCGATGTTTATGAACATTCCGCCATTTATCGCGTTGCTCTTAGGACACTTCGCATTGGGCGATGCTATCTATACAACGCAGATCTTAGGTGGCGTCTTAGTTTTGCTGGGTGTGTTTGTTGCGAACCAAGGAGCTTTGCGTTCACCGAAGGTTTCGCCAGTTGCGGAGAAAAAAATAGCGCAATCGTTATAG